The genomic DNA GGCGAAACCGCTCAAGCGCCTCCTTGAGGTCTTTCATCTCCTCCCTCAGCGCCGAGTCGGTGAAGTCTGCAATCGGCTCCGACCTCCTGCGCAAAAGAGGATCGCCGAGGAGAAGCACCTCTCTGACCATTATTCCCGCCTCCAGTCCTCATACCCTTCATTGCTTGTATACTACATCTCTCCGGTCGAACTCAAGGGCCAATATCAGCAGCTTGTCGTCGATTATCTTCACTATCAACCTCCAGTCGCCGATCCTGTACCGCCATAACCCATCCAGGCCGCCCGCCAGGGGACGCCCGTATCTTCTCGGCTCCGTCGTTCCCTCAAG from Synergistaceae bacterium includes the following:
- a CDS encoding type II toxin-antitoxin system RelE/ParE family toxin: MIKYRVEIDRALARRIKKLDRQVRELLDRYISTHLEGTTEPRRYGRPLAGGLDGLWRYRIGDWRLIVKIIDDKLLILALEFDRRDVVYKQ